One Candidatus Binatia bacterium DNA window includes the following coding sequences:
- a CDS encoding methylmalonyl-CoA mutase: protein MKGDKEAIARARRAWEEGPLRKTLERTPERRPRFATTSGIEIRRLYTPEDRADENYLSEVGFPGLYPFTRGVQPTMYRGRLWTMRQYAGFGTAEESNARYRYLLSQGQTGLSIAFDLPTQMGLDSDHPRARGEVGRVGVAIDSLADMEVLLRDIPLDRVSTSMTINATAAILLALYLVVAERQNVPWTKVSGTIQNDILKEYIARGTYIYPPEGSMRLVTDVFEFCTEHVPNWNTISISGYHIREAGSTAAQEIAFTLANGIAYVEAAIRKGLDVDAFAARLSFFFNVHNDFFEEVAKFRAARRLWAKIMKERFGAKDPRSMMLRTHAQTAGSALTAQQPDNNVVRVALQALAAVLGGTQSLHTNAKDEALSLPTEDSARLALRTQQIIAYESGVADTVDPLAGSYFVESLTDELERRAREYIEEIDRRGGAVRAIEEGFQQREIHEAAYRYQQEVERKERIIVGVNEFVLPEEPIPEVLRIDPELEERQKRRVAAVRAERNQKRTEEALRRVTETARGEGNLMPPILDAVRAYATVGEISDALRAVFGEYHPK, encoded by the coding sequence ATGAAAGGGGACAAGGAAGCCATCGCCAGGGCGCGACGCGCGTGGGAAGAAGGGCCGCTCCGAAAGACTCTCGAGCGCACCCCGGAACGGCGCCCGCGTTTCGCCACGACTTCGGGCATCGAAATCCGGCGTCTTTACACTCCCGAAGACCGGGCCGACGAGAACTACCTCTCGGAGGTGGGCTTTCCCGGCCTCTACCCCTTCACGCGGGGGGTCCAGCCCACGATGTACCGCGGTCGGCTCTGGACCATGCGGCAGTACGCGGGCTTCGGTACCGCCGAGGAATCGAACGCCCGCTACCGGTACCTTCTCTCGCAGGGGCAGACCGGGCTCAGCATCGCTTTCGACCTGCCCACGCAGATGGGACTCGACTCCGACCACCCCCGGGCCCGGGGCGAGGTGGGACGGGTCGGGGTGGCGATCGACTCGCTCGCCGACATGGAAGTTCTCCTGCGCGACATTCCCCTCGACCGGGTCTCCACCTCGATGACGATCAACGCGACCGCAGCCATCCTTCTCGCCCTCTACCTCGTCGTGGCCGAGCGGCAGAACGTTCCGTGGACGAAGGTGAGCGGGACGATCCAGAACGACATCCTGAAGGAGTACATCGCCCGGGGTACCTACATCTACCCGCCCGAAGGCTCCATGCGGCTCGTCACGGACGTGTTCGAGTTCTGCACGGAGCACGTCCCGAACTGGAACACCATTTCCATCTCCGGCTACCACATCCGCGAGGCGGGCTCGACCGCGGCCCAGGAAATCGCCTTCACGCTCGCCAACGGCATCGCGTACGTGGAAGCGGCCATCCGCAAGGGGCTCGACGTCGACGCGTTCGCCGCGCGGCTTTCCTTCTTCTTCAACGTCCACAACGACTTCTTCGAGGAGGTCGCCAAGTTCCGAGCGGCCCGGCGGCTCTGGGCGAAGATCATGAAGGAGCGCTTCGGGGCGAAGGACCCGCGCTCCATGATGCTCCGGACGCACGCGCAGACGGCCGGCTCGGCGCTGACGGCCCAGCAACCCGACAACAACGTGGTGCGCGTGGCACTCCAGGCGCTCGCGGCCGTGCTCGGCGGGACGCAGTCGCTGCACACGAACGCGAAGGACGAGGCCCTCTCGCTGCCGACCGAGGACTCGGCCCGGCTCGCCCTCCGCACGCAGCAAATCATCGCGTACGAGTCCGGCGTCGCCGACACCGTCGACCCGCTCGCGGGGTCGTACTTCGTGGAGTCGCTCACGGACGAGCTCGAGCGGCGTGCGCGCGAGTACATCGAGGAAATCGACCGGCGGGGAGGCGCCGTCCGCGCCATCGAGGAAGGCTTCCAGCAGCGCGAAATCCACGAGGCGGCCTACCGCTACCAGCAAGAGGTGGAGCGCAAGGAACGGATCATCGTGGGCGTCAACGAGTTCGTGCTCCCCGAAGAGCCGATCCCCGAGGTGCTCCGAATCGACCCCGAGCTCGAGGAGCGGCAGAAGCGGCGCGTGGCCGCCGTGCGGGCCGAGCGAAACCAGAAGCGCACCGAAGAAGCCTTGCGGCGCGTGACCGAAACGGCACGCGGCGAGGGGAACCTCATGCCCCCGATCCTCGACGCCGTTCGAGCGTACGCGACGGTAGGCGAGATCTCCGACGCGCTTCGAGCGGTGTTCGGCGAGTACCACCCGAAGTGA
- the pdaD gene encoding putative pyruvoyl-dependent arginine decarboxylase: MAIVPKKIFLTRGVGKHREKLTSFEMALRNARIAQFNIVRVSSIFPPYAKLISPQEGLKLLKPGQIVYAVMSDNATNEPHRLVAASVGLAIPKDRSQYGYLAEHHSFGETDDKAGDYAEDLAASMLATILGVPFDPNKSYDERKDVWRLSDKIVTTRNITQSAIGDKDGLWTSVVAAAVFAEPAD, from the coding sequence ATGGCGATCGTGCCGAAGAAGATCTTCCTCACGCGCGGCGTGGGCAAGCACCGGGAGAAACTCACGAGCTTCGAGATGGCGCTGCGCAACGCCCGGATCGCGCAGTTCAACATCGTCCGCGTCTCGAGCATCTTCCCGCCCTACGCGAAACTCATCTCGCCGCAGGAAGGCCTCAAGCTGCTGAAGCCCGGGCAGATCGTCTACGCCGTCATGAGCGACAACGCGACGAACGAGCCACACCGTCTCGTGGCCGCCTCGGTCGGCCTCGCCATCCCGAAGGACCGCTCCCAGTACGGATATCTCGCCGAGCACCACAGTTTCGGGGAGACCGACGACAAGGCCGGAGACTACGCCGAGGACCTCGCCGCTTCCATGCTGGCCACCATCCTCGGCGTCCCCTTCGATCCCAACAAGAGCTACGACGAGCGCAAGGACGTCTGGCGGCTTTCCGACAAGATCGTGACCACGCGGAACATCACGCAGTCCGCCATCGGGGACAAGGACGGCCTCTGGACGAGCGTCGTCGCGGCGGCCGTCTTCGCCGAGCCCGCGGACTGA
- a CDS encoding FmdB family transcriptional regulator, translating to MPLYEYRCTKCRKRFTVLTLRIGAPVDPVCEHCGSRAAEKLLSRFAMPRSEEERLERLSDPSTLEGLDENDPRSVARWMRKVGKEMGEDFGGEEFDQIMEEIEAGEGEEESGRDAGEEGGEDV from the coding sequence ATGCCGCTCTACGAGTACCGGTGTACGAAGTGTCGCAAGCGCTTCACCGTTCTGACCCTGAGGATCGGCGCACCCGTGGATCCCGTCTGCGAGCACTGCGGGAGCCGGGCCGCGGAAAAGCTCCTTTCCCGCTTCGCCATGCCGCGCTCCGAAGAGGAACGGCTCGAGCGGCTGTCCGATCCGAGTACCCTCGAGGGTCTCGACGAGAACGACCCCCGGAGCGTGGCCCGCTGGATGCGGAAAGTCGGAAAAGAAATGGGCGAAGACTTCGGCGGGGAGGAGTTCGACCAGATCATGGAAGAAATCGAGGCGGGAGAGGGGGAGGAGGAAAGCGGGCGGGATGCCGGAGAGGAAGGCGGCGAGGATGTGTGA